In a single window of the Sediminicoccus sp. KRV36 genome:
- a CDS encoding DegT/DnrJ/EryC1/StrS family aminotransferase: MLRLSLESGWLAPAGPGLTAFEEELTAVMRLPHALATASGTAALHMGFRLLGVGLGDEVWAPSLTFVATVAPAVQMGATPRFLDADPASWTLDPHLLREELAAAARRGRLPRCVVPADLYGQPTDMAAIRAACENWGVPVLSDSACALGAMQHGMPAGHGANLVALSFNGNKIITAGGGGALLSEDASLIARARSLATQAKEPGAHYQHETTGFNYAMSSLLAAVGRAQLPSLAERVAARRAIFARYVTALGQIPGLSFMPEPGWASSSRWLTVMQVDPRDFGVDREALRRALAEQGIESRPVWKPLHLQPAFREAPAIGGAVAAGLFERGLCLPSGSGMGAAEQLRVIGIIRAMHRR, translated from the coding sequence ATGCTGCGCCTTTCCCTCGAATCGGGATGGCTCGCGCCGGCCGGGCCAGGCCTGACCGCCTTCGAGGAGGAGTTGACCGCCGTCATGCGGCTCCCGCATGCACTGGCCACGGCTTCCGGCACGGCGGCGCTGCATATGGGCTTTCGCCTGCTGGGCGTCGGGCTGGGGGATGAAGTCTGGGCGCCCAGCCTGACCTTCGTGGCCACGGTGGCGCCCGCCGTGCAGATGGGCGCCACGCCGCGCTTCCTCGATGCGGACCCGGCGAGCTGGACACTGGACCCGCATCTGCTGCGGGAGGAGCTTGCCGCCGCGGCCCGGCGCGGGCGCCTGCCGCGCTGCGTGGTGCCGGCGGATCTCTACGGGCAGCCCACGGACATGGCCGCGATCCGGGCCGCCTGCGAGAATTGGGGCGTCCCCGTATTGTCGGACAGCGCCTGCGCCCTGGGGGCCATGCAGCATGGCATGCCCGCCGGCCATGGCGCCAACCTCGTCGCCCTCAGCTTCAACGGCAACAAGATCATCACGGCGGGCGGCGGCGGGGCACTGCTCTCTGAGGATGCAAGCCTGATTGCCCGCGCGCGCAGCCTGGCGACACAAGCCAAGGAGCCGGGGGCCCACTACCAGCATGAAACCACTGGCTTCAATTACGCGATGAGCTCGCTGCTGGCGGCGGTCGGCCGCGCGCAATTGCCAAGCCTGGCCGAACGCGTGGCCGCCCGTCGCGCCATCTTCGCCCGATACGTCACGGCGCTGGGGCAGATCCCGGGCTTGAGCTTCATGCCCGAGCCCGGCTGGGCCAGCTCCTCACGCTGGCTCACCGTGATGCAGGTGGACCCGCGCGATTTTGGCGTCGATCGCGAGGCGCTGCGGCGGGCCCTGGCCGAACAGGGCATCGAGAGCCGTCCGGTCTGGAAGCCGCTGCATCTGCAGCCGGCCTTCCGGGAGGCGCCGGCCATCGGCGGCGCGGTCGCGGCGGGGTTGTTCGAGCGCGGGCTTTGCCTGCCCTCGGGCAGCGGCATGGGTGCGGCCGAGCAGCTGCGCGTCATTGGCATCATTCGCGCCATGCACCGGCGGTGA